A part of Desulfotomaculum nigrificans DSM 574 genomic DNA contains:
- a CDS encoding sugar phosphate nucleotidyltransferase, with amino-acid sequence MKALFLAGGMGTRLRPLTNQIPKPMVPVMVRPLLERTMTKLKGYGIEQIVLSTCYQPQQIEEYFGDGGRLGLKIEYIREDIPLGTGGAIKNTEKFFDGPFIVFNSDILCDINIEELIRFHRSKSAVATIAVTQVDNPSMYGVIEFDRDDYIVSFKEKPHPSEITSNYINAGIYVFEPDVLREIPSGRAVSVEREVFPSLLQKGYQIAVYKGGSYWMDIGTPAKYLQAHKDILSGRCKIPEADYTSNIIFTGKNSKIHPHARIIGPVYIGEHAEIGAFATIGPYTVIGNHCVIGRGSKVAGSIVWDKVTVDSGARLIDTIVADNCRIHRNMEFCKTVYTQQVSHPMAM; translated from the coding sequence ATGAAAGCGTTATTTCTGGCAGGGGGCATGGGGACAAGGCTTCGCCCCCTGACCAACCAAATTCCCAAGCCCATGGTGCCTGTCATGGTAAGACCTCTGCTGGAAAGAACCATGACCAAGTTAAAAGGATATGGCATTGAACAAATCGTTTTGAGCACTTGCTATCAACCACAGCAGATTGAGGAATATTTCGGCGACGGGGGCCGTTTGGGACTTAAAATTGAGTATATTCGGGAGGATATTCCCCTGGGAACCGGTGGCGCCATTAAAAATACCGAAAAATTTTTCGACGGGCCCTTCATTGTGTTCAATTCCGATATTCTCTGCGATATCAATATTGAAGAGTTAATCAGATTTCATAGAAGCAAATCAGCCGTTGCCACCATCGCCGTAACACAAGTGGATAATCCTTCCATGTACGGGGTTATAGAGTTTGATCGGGACGACTATATTGTTTCTTTTAAGGAAAAACCCCATCCCAGTGAGATTACATCGAATTATATCAATGCAGGTATCTATGTTTTTGAACCGGATGTTCTGCGAGAAATCCCTTCCGGCAGGGCGGTTTCGGTGGAGCGGGAAGTCTTCCCCTCACTGCTGCAAAAGGGCTATCAAATCGCTGTCTATAAGGGCGGTTCCTACTGGATGGATATCGGTACGCCGGCCAAGTATCTGCAGGCCCATAAGGATATTTTAAGCGGCAGGTGCAAAATTCCGGAAGCAGACTATACCAGCAACATAATTTTTACAGGGAAAAACTCTAAGATTCACCCCCATGCTCGGATTATCGGACCGGTGTACATTGGAGAACATGCTGAAATCGGCGCATTTGCCACCATCGGTCCTTACACGGTAATCGGGAATCATTGTGTGATTGGCAGGGGGAGCAAGGTTGCCGGCAGTATTGTTTGGGACAAAGTAACAGTAGACAGCGGCGCCAGATTGATTGATACCATTGTGGCTGACAACTGCCGGATTCACAGGAATATGGAGTTTTGTAAAACGGTTTATACCCAACAGGTAAGTCACCCGATGGCCATGTAA
- a CDS encoding Hsp20/alpha crystallin family protein, with product MALIPYEPFRHLDNFRRELDRFFTGDFPLTGFGQRFGNPSIDVYETDNEVVAKCDIPGLEKKEDVNIYIDNNILTISGAVNRVNEIKEENMHRQERFFGRFQRSVSLPARVSSEDVKATYKNGVLEIRMPKLQAETKKRIDIEFH from the coding sequence ATGGCGTTAATTCCTTACGAACCATTCCGTCATCTGGACAACTTTAGGCGGGAGTTAGACCGTTTCTTCACGGGGGATTTCCCTTTGACCGGCTTTGGTCAAAGATTTGGTAATCCCAGTATTGATGTTTACGAAACCGACAATGAAGTTGTAGCTAAATGTGATATTCCTGGCTTGGAAAAGAAAGAAGATGTAAATATCTATATTGACAATAACATCCTTACCATTAGCGGTGCTGTAAACAGAGTTAACGAAATCAAAGAAGAAAATATGCATAGACAGGAGCGTTTTTTCGGACGTTTTCAGCGTTCCGTCAGCTTGCCGGCCCGTGTTTCATCAGAAGATGTCAAGGCCACATACAAGAACGGTGTACTGGAAATTCGCATGCCTAAACTACAAGCTGAAACTAAAAAAAGAATCGACATCGAGTTTCATTAA
- a CDS encoding glycosyltransferase family 4 protein — protein MVVRNRIGKVAFLSTYPPRECGLATFTQDLVSEIDRAGLLHRPQVIAVSDTRYNYDEPVVMELQQHERNNYRDIAREINRSGLELLVIQHEYGIFGGECGEYLLDLIDALQVPLITTVHTVLPNPLPKQREILKTLGARSQKIVTMARNTVDLLKKVYEIQPDKIEVIHHGVPFRVMESREKLKEKYGMQGRQVISTFGLISPGKGLEYGIEAVARVAREHKDVLYLILGQTHPCVKREYGEAYRERLLDLVERLGVRDHVQFVNKYLTKEEIIQYLQLSDIYMTPYLGKDQAVSGTLAYAVGYGRVIIATPYSYAREMLADGRGLLAEFADADSLAKCIKFVLENPDKKKEMEQKTLSIGKTMMWGNIANQYTRLFLNIIEKSQKAGVAV, from the coding sequence ATGGTTGTAAGGAATAGGATAGGGAAAGTGGCCTTTCTCAGCACCTATCCACCCAGGGAGTGCGGGCTGGCCACCTTCACTCAAGATCTTGTGAGTGAAATCGACCGGGCAGGACTTCTCCACAGGCCGCAGGTTATCGCCGTTAGTGATACCCGGTATAACTATGATGAGCCAGTCGTGATGGAGCTTCAGCAGCATGAGCGCAACAATTACCGGGACATCGCCCGGGAGATCAACCGTTCAGGGCTGGAACTCCTGGTTATCCAGCATGAGTACGGTATCTTTGGCGGCGAATGCGGAGAGTACCTGCTGGATCTCATTGATGCTCTGCAGGTGCCGCTGATTACCACGGTACATACCGTACTGCCGAACCCCTTGCCGAAACAACGTGAGATTCTTAAAACTCTGGGCGCCAGGAGTCAGAAGATTGTAACCATGGCCAGGAACACGGTGGACTTGTTAAAGAAGGTCTATGAAATACAGCCAGACAAAATTGAGGTAATCCATCACGGAGTACCATTTAGGGTAATGGAGTCCAGAGAAAAACTGAAAGAAAAGTACGGTATGCAGGGCAGGCAGGTGATCAGTACCTTTGGACTGATCAGCCCGGGAAAGGGCCTGGAATACGGTATAGAAGCCGTGGCCCGGGTGGCCCGAGAACACAAGGATGTCCTTTACCTGATCCTTGGGCAGACACACCCCTGTGTAAAAAGGGAATACGGGGAAGCCTACCGGGAAAGACTGCTGGACCTAGTGGAGCGCCTCGGTGTCAGAGATCATGTTCAGTTCGTGAATAAGTACCTGACAAAGGAGGAAATCATTCAATACCTCCAATTGTCCGACATCTACATGACCCCTTACCTGGGCAAAGACCAGGCGGTCAGCGGTACCCTGGCCTATGCGGTGGGGTACGGCAGGGTGATTATAGCCACTCCATACAGTTATGCCCGGGAAATGCTGGCCGACGGCAGGGGGCTGCTGGCAGAGTTTGCGGATGCCGATTCCCTGGCCAAATGCATCAAGTTTGTACTGGAGAACCCGGATAAAAAGAAAGAAATGGAGCAGAAAACCTTAAGCATCGGTAAGACCATGATGTGGGGGAATATTGCCAACCAGTATACAAGACTGTTTCTTAACATAATAGAAAAGAGCCAGAAAGCCGGGGTTGCGGTGTAA
- a CDS encoding glycosidase, translated as MGKGFQSKLTSGNNTYRELFKRHPRNPILTSKDWPYPANTVFNPAATVYQNKVLLLARVEDRRGFSHLTKAISEDGVSNWQIDSFPTLIPEPDLFPEEEWGIEDPRITWMEELNQWAVAYTAYSRGGPLVSLALTKDFKTFEKLGAVMPPEDKDAALFPRKFNGKWVMIHRPIPASHAPSAHIWISRSEDLKYWGEHQILINARRGGWWDANKVGLSAQPLETPEGWLILYHGVRKTAAGAIYRLGLALLDLENPFRVLRRSDEWVFGPSEYYEREGDVDDVVFPCGWILDNRTGMIKMYYGGADTCIALATASLSDLLEYIKRCPEPKEEEF; from the coding sequence ATGGGTAAAGGTTTTCAAAGTAAGTTAACAAGCGGAAACAATACATACAGGGAACTCTTTAAAAGACATCCCCGCAACCCTATCCTCACTTCCAAAGACTGGCCTTACCCGGCCAATACCGTGTTTAACCCTGCGGCAACGGTTTATCAAAATAAGGTGCTATTGCTGGCCAGGGTGGAAGACAGGCGCGGTTTTTCTCACCTCACAAAAGCCATCAGTGAAGACGGTGTGAGCAACTGGCAAATTGACTCTTTCCCTACACTAATACCTGAACCGGATCTTTTTCCCGAGGAAGAATGGGGGATTGAAGATCCCAGGATTACCTGGATGGAAGAACTGAACCAGTGGGCTGTGGCTTATACCGCTTATTCCCGAGGAGGACCTCTGGTGTCCCTGGCGTTGACCAAAGATTTTAAAACCTTTGAAAAGCTGGGGGCGGTCATGCCTCCGGAGGATAAAGACGCAGCGCTTTTTCCCCGCAAGTTTAACGGCAAATGGGTGATGATCCACCGGCCGATCCCCGCCAGCCACGCCCCCAGCGCCCATATCTGGATATCACGATCCGAGGACTTAAAATACTGGGGCGAACACCAGATTTTAATTAACGCCCGCCGGGGAGGCTGGTGGGATGCCAATAAGGTGGGCCTTTCCGCACAACCGCTGGAGACGCCGGAAGGATGGCTGATCCTTTATCACGGCGTCAGAAAAACTGCCGCCGGCGCCATTTACCGCCTGGGGCTGGCCCTGTTGGATTTAGAAAATCCTTTCCGGGTGTTAAGAAGAAGTGATGAATGGGTATTTGGACCTTCCGAGTATTACGAAAGGGAAGGAGACGTAGATGATGTGGTGTTTCCCTGTGGTTGGATACTGGACAACCGGACGGGGATGATCAAGATGTACTATGGCGGGGCGGACACCTGCATTGCCTTGGCTACCGCTTCCCTGAGCGATCTCCTGGAGTATATTAAAAGATGCCCGGAGCCTAAAGAGGAAGAGTTTTAA
- a CDS encoding DNA polymerase IV translates to MSKVILLCDINSFFASVHQAMDPALRGKPVIVGGDPAKRTGIVIAASIEAKRLYGIKTGMTIAEARALCPQVIWVTPSHRDYAAFSARINNILKDFTDLVEPYSIDESFIDVTGSLHLFGSPLEIARKIQYRINHEIGVGVNIGIGPSKLVAKMAAELEKPNKIISLSLEDWPRVIWPLPVQELFGVGHRIGRWLNLIGVRTIGDLAALPVEKLKRRYGIIGEILHYSANGIDYSPVEPGTYEVIKSIGNQITLPRDYYGWEQVRVAILELAEEVGQRTRKAGCLGNRVSLTLKNPQFISETHSMTLPAYTDITQEIYEAGVFLLKKHWGPEVAVRLVGLSLGGLIQGQEKQIDLFAWREKNEKLDRAMDQIRSRWGNNSIKRAVSMTQLGVYHERKS, encoded by the coding sequence ATGTCCAAAGTCATCTTGCTCTGTGATATAAATAGTTTTTTTGCCTCGGTACACCAGGCCATGGACCCGGCTTTAAGGGGCAAACCGGTGATTGTGGGAGGCGACCCGGCCAAACGTACGGGTATTGTTATTGCTGCCAGCATCGAGGCTAAAAGGCTTTACGGCATTAAAACCGGTATGACCATTGCTGAGGCCAGAGCCCTTTGCCCCCAGGTTATCTGGGTGACACCTTCCCACCGGGACTATGCGGCCTTTTCGGCCAGGATTAATAACATCCTGAAAGATTTTACCGACCTGGTGGAGCCCTACTCCATTGACGAAAGTTTCATAGATGTGACCGGTTCTCTCCACCTTTTTGGTTCCCCGCTGGAGATAGCCAGGAAAATTCAGTACAGGATTAATCATGAGATAGGGGTAGGAGTTAATATCGGCATCGGGCCTTCCAAACTGGTGGCTAAAATGGCTGCCGAACTGGAGAAGCCCAACAAAATTATTTCCCTTAGCCTGGAGGACTGGCCCCGGGTTATCTGGCCGCTGCCAGTGCAGGAACTTTTCGGCGTGGGCCATCGTATCGGCCGCTGGCTTAATCTAATTGGAGTGCGTACCATCGGTGACCTGGCCGCCTTGCCGGTGGAAAAGCTAAAACGCAGGTACGGCATTATTGGTGAAATCCTCCATTACTCCGCCAACGGTATTGACTATAGCCCGGTGGAACCGGGGACTTACGAAGTTATTAAAAGCATCGGTAACCAGATTACTTTGCCCAGGGATTATTATGGCTGGGAGCAGGTGCGGGTGGCAATTTTGGAATTGGCTGAAGAAGTGGGCCAGCGGACCAGAAAAGCCGGCTGCCTGGGTAACCGGGTAAGCCTGACTTTAAAAAACCCTCAGTTTATTTCCGAAACCCACTCCATGACATTACCGGCATATACCGATATTACCCAGGAAATTTATGAAGCCGGTGTGTTCTTGCTAAAAAAACACTGGGGTCCCGAAGTGGCGGTGCGTTTGGTGGGGTTATCCCTTGGGGGGTTGATTCAAGGCCAAGAAAAACAAATTGACCTGTTTGCTTGGCGGGAAAAAAATGAGAAACTGGACCGGGCAATGGATCAAATCAGGTCTAGGTGGGGTAATAACAGCATTAAGCGGGCCGTATCAATGACACAATTGGGGGTTTACCATGAACGAAAGAGTTAA